One Halictus rubicundus isolate RS-2024b chromosome 10, iyHalRubi1_principal, whole genome shotgun sequence genomic window carries:
- the Dmpd gene encoding F-box protein dampened isoform X1 has product MVSTRQSSNMGGSNGGGPVAEVADVSSSRRNQSVTMASSYSGVTVSEPPTCSNLNLLDLPVEILEKIFSYLDYNTVAHLRPVCHQMDRVCGSILNSTFQKLQAQMLNRFHAIKAQMPRRESARRNHPLACESDIIETLHMRLTLLQMSFGKHIERKHCCFFPGEILDEVYRILHYIKISPKLARPYKVTDELFDLSTMAMEYFKERIEPTLPEIPYFGADFLDLAGTFSSSSNVNKPFICLDSAPLTVGSGKAGSNSGEEGSPPHSSDDPVLLESNVSPPQSNMVLRKRIRKIKQGMKRYNSQLTLMRRDLRSCKAKIAEQQKQIVEYATRLDENDKKNEETSRKFSTLLQVFTKELNKCKTELQYWRSKSPAIPVCVVCGQSVLAPSEDVPVQSNQGVAPETANEELDFIPIVDSQSPTEVAPQLPIIQQPSPPPPTDEMAPPKAPVPSLSTKRKSTSEETPSDAGKKPRRTAKSRQVKRSKI; this is encoded by the exons atggTATCGACTCGTCAGTCGAGTAACATGGGGGGAAGTAATGGGGGTGGACCAGTTGCTGAAGTTGCAGATGTTAGTTCATCGAGAAGAAATCAATCTGTAACGATGGCTAGTTCTTATAGTGGAGTAACAGTTTCGGAACCACCCACCTGTAGTAATTTAAATCTTCTGGATTTACCTGTTGAAATTCTCGAAAAGATTTTCAGCTATCTGGATTACAATACCGTAGCTCATTTACGACCA GTGTGTCATCAAATGGATCGTGTTTGTGGATCAATATTGAACTCCACATTTCAAAAACTTCAAGCACAAATGTTAAATCGTTTTCATGCAATTAAAGCACAGATGCCAAGACGTGAATCAGCACGTCGTAATCATCCACTAGCTTGCGAATCGGACATAATCGAAACGCTCCACATGCGACTCACATTATTGCAGATGAGTTTTGGCAAGCACATTGAACGTAAACATTGTTGTTTTTTTCCTGGAGAG ATTTTAGATGAAGTTTATCgtattttacattacataaAAATTAGTCCAAAATTAGCCAGGCCGTACAAAGTTACAGATGAGTTATTTGATTTAAGTACTATGGCTATGGAGTACTTTAAGGAACGCATAGAGCCAACATTACCAGAAATTCCATACTTTGGAGCAGATTTCTTAGATCTTGCCGGAACATTTTCAT CTTCTAGTAATGTGAACAAACCATTCATATGTCTGGACTCGGCACCTCTAACTGTTGGAAGCGGCAAGGCTGGAAGCAATAGTGGGGAAGAAGGCTCTCCTCCACATTCTTCAGACGATCCTGTCCTTTTGGAGTCGAATGTATCACCTCCACAATCGAATATGGTGTTACGAAAAAGAATTCGTAAGATCAAGCAAGGCATGAAGCGGTACAATAGTCAGTTAACATTAATGCGTAGAGATCTGAGGAGTTGCAAAGCAAAAATAGCGGAGCAGCAGAAACAGATCGTCGAATACGCTACGCGTCTCGACGAGAATGACAAGAAGAACGAAGAGACTTCACGGAAATTTAGTACGCTCCTACAGGTATTTACGAAG GAATTGAACAAATGTAAAACAGAGCTTCAGTACTGGCGATCGAAATCTCCAGCGATACCCGTGTGCGTGGTATGCGGCCAATCTGTGTTGGCACCGTCAGAGGATGTACCGGTTCAAAGTAATCAAGGGGTAGCACCGGAGACAGCGAATGAAGAGTTAGACTTCATTCCCATAGTTGACTCGCAGAGTCCTACCGAAGTGGCTCCGCAGCTGCCAATTATACAACAGCCTTCACCGCCACCGCCGACAGATGAAATGGCACCACCGAAGGCTCCCGTGCCTTCGTTATCCACAAAACGGAAATCCACATCAGAGGAAACACCTAGCGACGCCGGGAAGAAACCTCGTCGCACTGCCAAGTCACGTCAGGTCAAACGTTCGAAAATATAA
- the Dmpd gene encoding F-box protein dampened isoform X2 yields MVSTRQSSNMGGSNGGGPVAEVADVSSSRRNQSVTMASSYSGVTVSEPPTCSNLNLLDLPVEILEKIFSYLDYNTVAHLRPVCHQMDRVCGSILNSTFQKLQAQMLNRFHAIKAQMPRRESARRNHPLACESDIIETLHMRLTLLQMSFGKHIERKHCCFFPGEILDEVYRILHYIKISPKLARPYKVTDELFDLSTMAMEYFKERIEPTLPEIPYFGADFLDLAGTFSSSSNVNKPFICLDSAPLTVGSGKAGSNSGEEGSPPHSSDDPVLLESNVSPPQSNMVLRKRIRKIKQGMKRYNSQLTLMRRDLRSCKAKIAEQQKQIVEYATRLDENDKKNEETSRKFSTLLQELNKCKTELQYWRSKSPAIPVCVVCGQSVLAPSEDVPVQSNQGVAPETANEELDFIPIVDSQSPTEVAPQLPIIQQPSPPPPTDEMAPPKAPVPSLSTKRKSTSEETPSDAGKKPRRTAKSRQVKRSKI; encoded by the exons atggTATCGACTCGTCAGTCGAGTAACATGGGGGGAAGTAATGGGGGTGGACCAGTTGCTGAAGTTGCAGATGTTAGTTCATCGAGAAGAAATCAATCTGTAACGATGGCTAGTTCTTATAGTGGAGTAACAGTTTCGGAACCACCCACCTGTAGTAATTTAAATCTTCTGGATTTACCTGTTGAAATTCTCGAAAAGATTTTCAGCTATCTGGATTACAATACCGTAGCTCATTTACGACCA GTGTGTCATCAAATGGATCGTGTTTGTGGATCAATATTGAACTCCACATTTCAAAAACTTCAAGCACAAATGTTAAATCGTTTTCATGCAATTAAAGCACAGATGCCAAGACGTGAATCAGCACGTCGTAATCATCCACTAGCTTGCGAATCGGACATAATCGAAACGCTCCACATGCGACTCACATTATTGCAGATGAGTTTTGGCAAGCACATTGAACGTAAACATTGTTGTTTTTTTCCTGGAGAG ATTTTAGATGAAGTTTATCgtattttacattacataaAAATTAGTCCAAAATTAGCCAGGCCGTACAAAGTTACAGATGAGTTATTTGATTTAAGTACTATGGCTATGGAGTACTTTAAGGAACGCATAGAGCCAACATTACCAGAAATTCCATACTTTGGAGCAGATTTCTTAGATCTTGCCGGAACATTTTCAT CTTCTAGTAATGTGAACAAACCATTCATATGTCTGGACTCGGCACCTCTAACTGTTGGAAGCGGCAAGGCTGGAAGCAATAGTGGGGAAGAAGGCTCTCCTCCACATTCTTCAGACGATCCTGTCCTTTTGGAGTCGAATGTATCACCTCCACAATCGAATATGGTGTTACGAAAAAGAATTCGTAAGATCAAGCAAGGCATGAAGCGGTACAATAGTCAGTTAACATTAATGCGTAGAGATCTGAGGAGTTGCAAAGCAAAAATAGCGGAGCAGCAGAAACAGATCGTCGAATACGCTACGCGTCTCGACGAGAATGACAAGAAGAACGAAGAGACTTCACGGAAATTTAGTACGCTCCTACAG GAATTGAACAAATGTAAAACAGAGCTTCAGTACTGGCGATCGAAATCTCCAGCGATACCCGTGTGCGTGGTATGCGGCCAATCTGTGTTGGCACCGTCAGAGGATGTACCGGTTCAAAGTAATCAAGGGGTAGCACCGGAGACAGCGAATGAAGAGTTAGACTTCATTCCCATAGTTGACTCGCAGAGTCCTACCGAAGTGGCTCCGCAGCTGCCAATTATACAACAGCCTTCACCGCCACCGCCGACAGATGAAATGGCACCACCGAAGGCTCCCGTGCCTTCGTTATCCACAAAACGGAAATCCACATCAGAGGAAACACCTAGCGACGCCGGGAAGAAACCTCGTCGCACTGCCAAGTCACGTCAGGTCAAACGTTCGAAAATATAA